A single Phytohabitans houttuyneae DNA region contains:
- a CDS encoding winged helix-turn-helix domain-containing protein — protein MRYGDGGGLNQAARVRREQIRRQAADLFAGGMTPVEVAKRLEVSQKSAYVWRKLWRAGGADALASKGAPGPDPKLSEAQLAKLKARVELGPAAAGYGDDQRWTLARIRTLIGLMFKVRVSLTTTWIAMQRIGFSAQLPTHRAIERDEETIAHWRRYQWPAVKQSRAG, from the coding sequence ATGAGGTACGGCGACGGTGGCGGGCTCAACCAGGCCGCGCGAGTGCGGCGTGAACAGATCCGCCGGCAGGCGGCGGATCTGTTCGCTGGAGGGATGACGCCGGTCGAGGTGGCCAAACGTTTGGAGGTCTCGCAGAAGTCGGCGTACGTGTGGCGCAAGCTTTGGCGGGCCGGTGGTGCCGACGCGTTGGCGTCCAAGGGCGCGCCTGGCCCGGACCCGAAGCTGTCCGAGGCGCAGTTGGCAAAGCTCAAGGCGCGAGTCGAACTCGGGCCCGCGGCCGCTGGCTACGGCGATGACCAACGGTGGACGTTGGCCAGGATCCGGACGTTGATCGGCTTGATGTTCAAGGTCCGGGTCAGCCTCACCACGACGTGGATAGCGATGCAACGGATCGGGTTCAGCGCGCAGTTGCCGACGCATCGGGCGATCGAGCGGGACGAGGAAACGATCGCCCATTGGCGTAGGTATCAGTGGCCGGCGGTAAAACAGTCGCGGGCAGGCTGA
- a CDS encoding transposase, with protein sequence MAGGKTVAGRLNAWICFADEAGQTLRPAKATTWSPRGHTPVVKVTAKGGVRVSVAGLVCYRPGHRSRLIYRTLTYRGRKGDPKGFRERELVDLLDAAHRQLGAPIVLIWDQLPAHKSVLMRQLLAARPWLRVYKLPGYAPELNPAEKVWSVMKHGLANLAATTATALATAVKNRLKRMQYRDGLIDSYLAATGLRPP encoded by the coding sequence GTGGCCGGCGGTAAAACAGTCGCGGGCAGGCTGAACGCCTGGATCTGTTTCGCCGACGAAGCCGGCCAAACTCTTCGCCCCGCCAAGGCGACCACCTGGTCGCCCCGCGGCCACACCCCAGTCGTGAAGGTCACCGCCAAAGGCGGTGTCCGGGTCTCGGTGGCCGGGCTGGTCTGCTACCGGCCCGGCCACCGCAGCCGGCTGATCTACCGCACGCTGACCTACCGCGGCCGTAAGGGTGATCCGAAAGGCTTCCGCGAACGGGAGTTGGTGGACCTGCTCGACGCCGCCCACCGGCAACTCGGCGCGCCGATCGTGTTGATCTGGGACCAGCTCCCCGCACACAAATCCGTCCTCATGCGCCAGTTGCTCGCCGCACGTCCATGGCTGCGGGTCTACAAGCTGCCCGGCTACGCACCCGAACTCAACCCGGCCGAGAAAGTCTGGTCGGTCATGAAACACGGACTGGCCAACCTCGCCGCCACCACCGCAACCGCCCTGGCCACCGCAGTGAAAAACCGCCTCAAACGCATGCAATACCGCGACGGCCTCATCGACAGCTACCTCGCCGCCACCGGCCTACGCCCACCCTGA
- a CDS encoding DegT/DnrJ/EryC1/StrS family aminotransferase: MNTHAALDTAHVIIDATEYAAIRAVLDTRDLSGTASVIADYETALADWFGTNHAVACSSGTAALHLALLAVNVTSGDEVIVAATAPVMTAMPILAVGATPVFADTATPTSFALDLDDIAAKVTERTRAVIAVPMWGYPADGPDLADACHTWGIPLIEDAAQAHGTIVSGRYAGTRATIGTFSTHNRKLICTGEGGFCLTTNPAIARRLSEMRNIGKRPGESFGATFGLNLKLNAIAAALGLTQLSRLATRLEHRRATLNAVTEHLAGVRGLRPFPIRADGEPNGYAAVFTTPGQAEPVALRLAAAGITSDPMRYGYRPLYHTSALARHAPPTPCRNAEQLAATLLTVPCHEGVDPPI; the protein is encoded by the coding sequence ATGAACACACATGCAGCGCTCGACACCGCACACGTCATCATCGACGCAACCGAATACGCCGCCATCCGCGCAGTCCTCGACACCCGCGACCTGTCCGGCACCGCATCCGTGATCGCCGACTACGAGACCGCCCTCGCGGACTGGTTCGGCACCAACCACGCGGTCGCCTGCTCGTCCGGCACCGCCGCACTGCACCTCGCCCTGCTCGCGGTCAACGTCACCAGCGGCGACGAGGTCATCGTCGCGGCCACCGCACCGGTCATGACCGCCATGCCGATCCTCGCCGTCGGCGCCACCCCCGTCTTCGCTGACACCGCCACACCGACCAGCTTCGCGCTCGACCTCGACGACATCGCCGCGAAGGTCACCGAACGGACCCGGGCCGTTATCGCGGTACCCATGTGGGGATATCCCGCCGACGGCCCCGACCTGGCCGACGCCTGCCACACCTGGGGTATCCCGCTCATCGAAGACGCCGCCCAAGCCCACGGCACGATCGTGTCCGGCCGCTACGCCGGCACCCGCGCCACCATCGGCACCTTCAGCACCCACAACCGCAAACTCATCTGCACCGGCGAAGGCGGCTTCTGCCTCACCACCAACCCCGCCATCGCCCGGCGTCTGAGCGAAATGCGCAACATCGGCAAACGGCCCGGCGAAAGCTTCGGCGCCACCTTCGGTCTCAACCTCAAACTCAACGCCATTGCCGCCGCCCTCGGCCTCACCCAACTCAGCCGACTCGCCACCCGGCTCGAACACCGGCGCGCCACCCTGAACGCCGTCACCGAACACCTCGCTGGCGTCCGCGGACTTCGCCCATTTCCCATCCGTGCCGACGGCGAGCCCAACGGTTACGCCGCCGTGTTCACCACCCCCGGCCAGGCCGAGCCGGTCGCGCTGCGCCTCGCCGCCGCCGGCATCACCTCCGACCCGATGCGCTACGGCTACCGACCGCTCTACCACACCTCGGCCCTAGCCCGGCACGCTCCGCCCACCCCGTGCCGGAACGCCGAACAGCTGGCCGCAACGCTTCTCACCGTTCCCTGTCACGAGGGTGTCGATCCCCCGATCTAG
- a CDS encoding Gfo/Idh/MocA family protein, with product MSIDLVAPPDSHAAANRSAPPRPVRVGIVGAGQQATTHLVPALLQVPHARVSAVVDPDQARRDALAARIGAPARLASVTPLLDSGLVDCLVAVCPPQAHEQIAAAAIDAGIPVFVEKPPATSTAVLAELAAAAEGGGVLTGVGMNFRWAAPVRRLHTLLGDQPSSASMIGVRHVASKPTTSMWGLPLWDSFLLAQAIHPIDLLLSLAGAPAVDIQPACRQTGDQAWFSLQTHHANGTIGTVQCGNLAPRFEHRIEISTTTGITANLTSLADLTVTGPAAHALHTGQDQRGTSSHWRPSPLDVGYDRTGFGGELAAFCTAVATTGRFTPSLADLLPTYRIMDQLMPTAGTP from the coding sequence ATGAGCATCGACCTCGTCGCGCCACCCGACAGCCACGCCGCCGCCAACCGGTCAGCCCCACCCAGACCCGTCCGCGTCGGCATCGTCGGCGCCGGACAACAGGCCACCACCCACCTCGTGCCAGCCCTGCTCCAGGTACCACACGCACGCGTCAGCGCCGTCGTCGATCCCGACCAAGCCCGCCGGGACGCACTCGCCGCACGCATCGGCGCACCCGCCCGCCTGGCCTCCGTCACCCCACTGCTGGACAGTGGGCTGGTCGACTGCCTGGTCGCGGTCTGCCCACCCCAGGCCCACGAACAGATCGCGGCCGCCGCCATCGACGCCGGCATCCCGGTGTTCGTCGAAAAGCCGCCGGCGACTTCCACTGCGGTGCTGGCCGAGCTGGCCGCCGCTGCCGAAGGCGGTGGCGTGCTCACCGGGGTGGGCATGAACTTCCGCTGGGCCGCCCCGGTACGCCGGCTGCATACCCTGCTCGGCGATCAGCCCAGCAGCGCGTCGATGATTGGCGTTCGGCATGTGGCTAGCAAGCCCACCACCTCGATGTGGGGCCTCCCGCTGTGGGACAGCTTCCTGCTCGCCCAGGCCATCCATCCGATCGACCTGCTGCTCAGCCTGGCCGGCGCGCCCGCCGTGGACATCCAACCGGCCTGCCGGCAGACCGGCGACCAGGCCTGGTTCAGCCTCCAAACTCACCACGCCAACGGCACCATCGGCACCGTGCAATGCGGCAACCTGGCACCGCGCTTCGAGCACCGCATCGAGATCAGCACCACCACCGGGATCACCGCCAACCTCACCAGCCTCGCCGACCTGACCGTCACCGGACCCGCCGCCCACGCCCTCCACACCGGCCAGGATCAACGGGGCACCAGCAGCCACTGGCGGCCCAGCCCACTGGACGTCGGCTACGACCGCACCGGCTTCGGCGGCGAACTCGCCGCCTTCTGCACCGCGGTCGCCACCACCGGGCGGTTCACCCCGAGCCTGGCCGACCTGCTGCCCACCTACCGGATCATGGACCAACTCATGCCAACCGCTGGCACACCATGA
- a CDS encoding zinc-binding dehydrogenase: MAHTATAAVLRTAGDPLRVEQVTLADPGAGEVLVRTAVTGVCGTDVHFADGRIPYPTPTVLGHEAAGTVELVGPDVHGISPGQRVIVCDQTFCGRCGRCLSGQMVYCTDPTAKQRQRHRLHIDDRPCRQYLGVSALADLMLVDAHNLIPIPDALPFEAAALLSCCLTTGLSTVFNIARPAPGGRVAIFGCGGVGLGAIQAARIAGAAQIIAVDPQPHRRALAATLGATDTIDPTTDDPATAVLAATGGAGVETAVEAVGSPATVTQTVAVLAPGGHATILGMPPAGADIALPARLLRQGRTITGTVMGSVRTRADIPRYTDLALRGLLHTQDLITSRRPLAEVNDAFADTRAHRGVRALITF, encoded by the coding sequence ATGGCCCATACCGCAACGGCCGCCGTCCTGCGCACCGCCGGCGACCCGCTGCGCGTCGAGCAGGTCACGCTCGCCGACCCCGGTGCCGGCGAGGTCCTCGTCCGCACGGCGGTCACCGGCGTCTGCGGCACCGACGTGCACTTCGCCGACGGCCGGATCCCCTACCCGACACCCACCGTCCTCGGCCACGAAGCCGCCGGGACCGTCGAACTCGTCGGCCCGGACGTGCACGGCATCAGCCCTGGGCAGCGGGTCATCGTCTGCGACCAAACCTTCTGCGGCCGATGCGGCCGCTGCCTGTCCGGGCAGATGGTCTACTGCACCGACCCGACCGCCAAGCAGCGGCAACGGCACCGGCTCCACATCGACGACCGGCCCTGCCGGCAGTACCTTGGCGTCAGCGCGCTCGCCGACCTGATGCTCGTCGACGCCCACAACCTCATCCCCATCCCGGACGCGCTACCGTTCGAGGCCGCCGCCCTGCTGTCCTGCTGCCTCACCACCGGCCTGTCCACCGTGTTCAACATCGCCCGCCCCGCCCCCGGCGGGCGGGTGGCCATATTCGGCTGCGGCGGTGTCGGCCTCGGCGCGATCCAAGCCGCCCGCATCGCCGGCGCCGCCCAGATCATCGCCGTCGACCCCCAACCCCACCGCCGCGCGCTCGCCGCCACGCTCGGCGCCACCGACACCATCGACCCCACCACCGACGACCCTGCCACCGCAGTCCTGGCCGCCACCGGCGGCGCTGGCGTAGAAACCGCCGTTGAGGCGGTCGGCTCACCAGCCACCGTCACCCAGACGGTCGCCGTCCTCGCACCCGGCGGCCACGCCACCATCCTCGGCATGCCACCCGCCGGCGCTGACATCGCACTGCCGGCACGGCTGCTGCGCCAAGGCCGCACCATCACGGGCACCGTCATGGGATCCGTCCGCACCCGCGCCGACATCCCCCGCTACACCGACCTCGCCCTCCGCGGCCTACTCCACACCCAGGACCTGATCACCTCCCGCCGCCCCCTGGCCGAGGTCAACGACGCGTTCGCCGACACCCGCGCCCACCGCGGCGTCCGCGCTCTCATCACCTTCTGA
- a CDS encoding DegT/DnrJ/EryC1/StrS family aminotransferase: MRSANPAPHDLLPFPRGARYGPDDQAAVRDLLEAGRLSDTSRGPAIGALEDAFAALTNTRYALSFASGTAALHGALRGVGAHPDAGVVTSPLTWISAILVAFHSGSFPIFADVEPDGVNLNPTTVGSAGQASAVLVTHAFGIPARMDALTATTAVSGVPIVEDCSHAHGARYAGQPVGSWGAAGCFSLMERKPVSAGEGGVLTTNSRTVYERALTLGHHPHRLAAELTDPSLQPLASTGLGYKTRMPAVAAAIATAQLRRLEDRMAASETNLAHLLDVLHAHAAPITAPLMADGSTRGWYGTPLIVTEPVTDPAALFAVCTAAGVPVRPLYDDWLSSPLLQDPALLREAFPQVRHTGWRPPDPHALPNYQAARRQTLLLKVPDVPAADYMQQVGDTLATVLTQTIR; encoded by the coding sequence ATGCGTAGCGCGAACCCGGCACCCCACGACTTGCTGCCGTTCCCACGGGGTGCCCGCTACGGGCCGGACGACCAAGCGGCCGTGCGGGACCTGCTGGAGGCCGGCCGGCTGTCGGACACCAGCCGAGGGCCGGCGATCGGCGCGCTCGAAGACGCGTTCGCCGCCCTCACCAACACCCGGTATGCGCTGTCGTTCGCCTCCGGAACCGCCGCGCTGCACGGCGCCCTGCGCGGCGTCGGCGCCCACCCCGACGCCGGCGTGGTCACCTCGCCCCTGACGTGGATCTCAGCAATCCTGGTCGCGTTCCACTCCGGCAGTTTCCCGATCTTCGCCGACGTCGAGCCCGACGGGGTCAACCTAAACCCCACCACCGTCGGCTCCGCCGGCCAGGCGAGCGCGGTGCTGGTGACCCACGCCTTCGGCATTCCCGCCCGGATGGACGCCCTCACCGCGACCACCGCCGTCAGCGGCGTGCCGATCGTGGAGGACTGCTCGCACGCCCACGGCGCCCGCTACGCCGGCCAACCCGTCGGCTCCTGGGGTGCGGCCGGCTGCTTCTCCCTGATGGAACGCAAACCGGTCTCCGCCGGGGAAGGCGGCGTGCTGACCACCAACTCCCGCACCGTCTACGAGCGGGCACTGACGCTCGGCCACCACCCACACCGGCTGGCCGCCGAGCTCACCGACCCAAGCCTGCAACCGCTGGCATCGACTGGTCTGGGCTACAAGACCCGCATGCCGGCCGTGGCCGCCGCCATCGCCACCGCGCAACTTCGCCGCCTCGAAGACCGGATGGCGGCCAGCGAAACCAACCTCGCCCACCTGCTGGACGTCCTGCACGCCCACGCCGCCCCGATCACGGCACCTCTCATGGCTGACGGCTCGACCCGCGGCTGGTACGGCACGCCGCTGATCGTCACCGAGCCGGTCACCGATCCGGCTGCGCTGTTCGCCGTCTGTACCGCTGCCGGGGTGCCAGTTCGGCCGCTGTACGACGACTGGCTGTCCAGCCCACTGCTGCAAGATCCGGCCCTGCTGCGCGAAGCCTTCCCGCAGGTGCGGCACACCGGCTGGCGTCCACCGGACCCGCACGCGCTGCCGAACTACCAGGCCGCCCGCCGGCAAACCCTGCTGCTCAAGGTGCCGGACGTGCCGGCCGCCGACTACATGCAGCAGGTCGGCGACACCCTCGCCACCGTCCTGACCCAAACCATCCGCTGA
- a CDS encoding cupin domain-containing protein, with amino-acid sequence MAEFWLIAAGAGTIAVGDQLHQVIAGDIVYTPASVEHDIIDVTDELRIFWLSAPIPAGGSGAHLHRTPNLAVKHPVPVATRHA; translated from the coding sequence ATGGCCGAATTCTGGCTGATCGCCGCCGGCGCCGGCACGATCGCCGTCGGCGACCAACTCCATCAGGTAATCGCGGGTGACATCGTCTACACCCCGGCCAGCGTCGAGCACGACATCATCGACGTCACCGACGAACTGCGCATCTTCTGGCTGTCCGCGCCCATCCCCGCCGGCGGCAGCGGCGCCCACCTGCACCGCACCCCAAACCTCGCCGTCAAGCACCCGGTTCCGGTGGCGACCCGTCATGCGTAG
- a CDS encoding phosphotransferase family protein, producing MTSAWAGGALDAELATLLADAGVTGPHTALVPLAAGEDNQVYATAVAGRDLVVKGARTSRVRSGVAAWAAAQLAAVGVPAPTVLGYRGRLLVETRCPGTPLDQHHAGHGPPADLTAQAGRLLRRIHTVPVRGYGRLDTAGVGLRPCLHSWLLQLPPLPTTATADMHALRAQARQTLRHHLPELAGVPAVLLHGDWTARHVIVNDGRITGIVDLESVRGGDPLADLAGWSLQEPAELTHGLYTGYFTTPPDRPTRLRLALYRVRIAAAMLAQHITNANRAQLRLRTAQLQADLADLSCKQPATQPRITPPPLPRARKARHVDPHHPTGPPQRRQPARRLPRILGRAVRHPRRRHRPLRPPLPRHGRILADRRRRRHDRRRRPTPSGNRG from the coding sequence ATGACCAGCGCATGGGCAGGCGGCGCGCTGGACGCCGAGCTGGCCACGCTTCTGGCTGACGCCGGCGTGACCGGACCACACACAGCTCTGGTGCCGCTGGCCGCCGGTGAGGACAACCAGGTTTACGCCACTGCCGTGGCCGGGCGGGACCTGGTCGTCAAAGGCGCGAGGACCAGCAGGGTCCGTTCCGGAGTGGCTGCCTGGGCCGCCGCCCAACTCGCCGCCGTCGGCGTGCCCGCACCGACCGTGCTGGGCTACCGCGGACGGCTGCTGGTCGAGACCCGCTGTCCCGGCACCCCGCTGGACCAGCACCACGCCGGCCACGGCCCGCCCGCGGATCTGACGGCGCAGGCCGGGCGGCTGCTGCGACGCATCCACACCGTGCCGGTGCGCGGCTACGGCCGCCTGGACACCGCCGGCGTGGGCCTTCGCCCCTGCCTGCACAGCTGGCTGCTCCAGCTCCCGCCACTACCCACCACCGCAACCGCCGATATGCACGCCCTGCGGGCGCAGGCGCGGCAAACGCTGCGGCACCACTTGCCCGAGCTGGCTGGCGTGCCGGCCGTGCTGCTGCACGGCGACTGGACCGCCCGGCACGTCATCGTCAACGACGGCCGGATCACCGGCATCGTCGACTTGGAAAGCGTGCGTGGCGGCGACCCCCTCGCGGACCTTGCCGGCTGGTCACTACAGGAGCCGGCCGAGCTGACCCACGGCCTGTACACCGGCTACTTCACCACCCCACCAGATCGCCCAACCCGGCTGCGGCTGGCGCTGTACCGGGTGCGAATCGCCGCCGCGATGCTCGCCCAACACATCACCAACGCGAACCGAGCCCAGCTGAGGCTGCGTACCGCTCAACTACAGGCGGACCTGGCCGACCTGTCCTGCAAGCAACCCGCCACCCAGCCCCGCATCACCCCACCACCACTCCCCCGCGCAAGGAAGGCCCGCCATGTTGATCCGCACCACCCAACGGGACCGCCTCAACGACGGCAACCGGCCCGACGGCTGCCCCGCATCCTCGGCCGGGCTGTTCGTCATCCTCGCCGACGGCACCGCCCGCTTCGACCGCCACTACCACGACATGGCCGAATTCTGGCTGATCGCCGCCGGCGCCGGCACGATCGCCGTCGGCGACCAACTCCATCAGGTAATCGCGGGTGA
- a CDS encoding Gfo/Idh/MocA family protein, with product MKVVIVGCGAIADRWARVLTADPRVEVAAVVDPDLDRAEQLAARRCPAAVPATSLRQACTAVEAKLVANLTPPQTHAAVSREALAADLHVLTEKPLALRVAEAAELAELARANRRALVVMHNRARDPEFLAFTRQVTAARRGPLAVTADVAVDLPNPGFRRDQPLPVTTDLAVHAFDQVQALVSAAPAQVTATEVPLPFLGAHCGLAAITVAFADGSVLCYRGGYTGRGLATTAVGTWRVDGPDLAARWEPPEQPSSVRTPAYQQCITAMVDTVQAVTAGAAPPWPTLALRSVAMLQATLTAATTGRPADVPPIPRAQP from the coding sequence GTGAAGGTCGTCATCGTCGGCTGTGGCGCGATCGCCGATCGGTGGGCACGGGTCCTGACCGCCGATCCGCGCGTCGAGGTGGCCGCGGTGGTCGATCCCGACCTCGACCGTGCCGAACAGTTGGCGGCACGCCGCTGCCCGGCGGCGGTGCCGGCCACCAGCCTGCGCCAGGCATGTACCGCAGTCGAGGCCAAGTTAGTGGCCAACCTGACCCCGCCGCAAACGCACGCTGCGGTGTCCCGCGAAGCCCTCGCCGCCGACCTGCACGTGCTGACCGAGAAGCCCCTCGCCTTGCGCGTGGCCGAGGCGGCCGAGCTCGCCGAACTCGCCCGCGCCAACCGCCGCGCGTTGGTGGTGATGCACAACCGGGCCCGCGACCCGGAGTTCCTCGCGTTCACCCGCCAGGTCACCGCCGCGCGGCGTGGGCCGCTCGCGGTCACCGCCGATGTGGCGGTCGACCTGCCCAATCCGGGGTTCCGCCGCGACCAGCCGCTCCCGGTTACCACCGACCTGGCGGTGCACGCCTTCGACCAGGTCCAAGCCCTCGTCAGCGCCGCCCCGGCACAGGTCACCGCTACCGAGGTGCCCCTGCCGTTCCTTGGCGCGCATTGCGGCTTGGCCGCGATCACGGTCGCCTTCGCCGATGGTTCCGTGTTGTGTTATCGCGGCGGCTATACCGGCCGTGGCCTTGCCACCACGGCGGTCGGCACATGGCGGGTCGACGGGCCAGACTTGGCCGCCCGGTGGGAGCCGCCCGAGCAGCCCTCCAGCGTCCGGACGCCGGCATACCAGCAGTGCATCACTGCCATGGTCGACACGGTGCAGGCCGTGACCGCCGGTGCCGCGCCGCCCTGGCCGACCCTCGCGCTGCGTTCGGTCGCGATGCTGCAGGCCACCCTCACCGCCGCAACAACCGGCCGTCCAGCCGACGTTCCGCCCATCCCGCGGGCACAACCATGA
- a CDS encoding AAA family ATPase → MIIGLEGVSCVGKTTLARALARRLDAHVVPCYYHAAPDPAQLPPPDSETAEAQLAALTVLLPVEALRREAALAAAGRGQVVILDRTVDTLLAHAHAVGRLHGYDCDAAARALILAHPIVVPDLTLLLHACDGERSRRAARRVNMPPLFYDSTFAGYFTEHFSDPLVPQLVPVATDAGPDAVADQAAAIVRQHRATRMGAAA, encoded by the coding sequence ATGATCATCGGTTTGGAGGGTGTCAGCTGCGTCGGCAAGACCACCCTCGCCCGGGCCCTCGCGCGACGCCTCGACGCGCACGTGGTGCCCTGCTACTACCACGCCGCCCCGGACCCGGCGCAGCTGCCGCCACCGGACTCGGAAACCGCCGAGGCCCAGCTCGCCGCCCTGACCGTGTTGCTGCCAGTGGAAGCACTGCGTAGAGAAGCGGCGCTGGCCGCGGCCGGCCGGGGACAGGTGGTCATCCTCGATCGCACCGTGGACACGCTGCTGGCCCACGCCCACGCCGTGGGGCGGCTGCACGGCTACGACTGCGACGCGGCGGCCCGTGCCCTCATCCTGGCGCATCCGATCGTCGTCCCGGACCTGACGCTGCTGCTGCACGCCTGCGATGGTGAGCGTTCCCGCCGCGCTGCACGGCGGGTCAACATGCCCCCGCTGTTCTACGACTCGACGTTCGCCGGCTATTTCACCGAGCACTTCAGTGACCCGCTCGTGCCGCAGCTGGTACCGGTCGCCACCGACGCCGGCCCGGACGCCGTCGCCGACCAGGCAGCAGCCATCGTGCGCCAGCATCGCGCGACCCGGATGGGAGCGGCGGCGTGA